From the genome of Alosa alosa isolate M-15738 ecotype Scorff River chromosome 18, AALO_Geno_1.1, whole genome shotgun sequence, one region includes:
- the rhoua gene encoding LOW QUALITY PROTEIN: ras homolog family member Ua (The sequence of the model RefSeq protein was modified relative to this genomic sequence to represent the inferred CDS: substituted 1 base at 1 genomic stop codon) — MPPQAVGEYKPVTVSVVPPVPPRRFRSKDTSSEAKCRSGAAVERKVKCVLVGDGAVGKTSLIVSYTTNGYPTEYVPTAFDNFSAVVAVDGRPVKLQLCDTAGQDEFDKLRSFCYTNADVFLLCFSVVAPSSFQNVTEKWVPEIRRHCPRSPVILVGTQSDLREDVKVLIELAKYKAAVERRGPQCARLXRHHYMECFRLTQKNLKEVFDAAILASIQHSDSQQQQHKLKKRTPDKMKKLSKSWWKKYCCLA; from the exons ATGCCTCCGCAGGCTGTTGGAGAATACAAACCCGTAACAGTGTCGGTTGTTCCGCCAGTGCCACCGCGAAGGTTTCGGAGTAAAGATACTTCTTCGGAGGCAAAGTGTCGGTCCGGTGCCGCAGTTGAGCGCAAGGTGAAATGTGTGCTTGTTGGTGACGGGGCGGTTGGAAAGACCAGCCTCATTGTAAGCTACACAACAAATGGATATCCTACTGAATATGTACCAACTGCCTTTGACAACTTTTCAG cGGTGGTGGCGGTTGATGGCAGACCGGTGAAGCTGCAGCTGTGTGACACAGCGGGCCAG GATGAGTTTGATAAGCTCCGCTCCTTCTGCTACACAAATGCCGACGTCTTCCTGTTGTGCTTCAGCGTGGTGGCGCCCTCCTCCTTCCAGAATGTCACGGAGAAATGGGTCCCCGAGATCCGGAGGCACTGCCCGCGCTCGCCCGTCATCCTGGTGGGCACCCAGTCGGACCTCCGCGAGGACGTCAAGGTGCTGATCGAGCTGGCCAAGTACAAGGCGGCGGTGGAGCGGCGAGGCCCGCAGTGTGCGCGATTGTAGCGCCATCATTACATGGAATGCTTTCGGCTGACTCAGAAGAACCTGAAGGAGGTGTTCGACGCCGCCATCTTGGCCAGCATCCAACACAGTGacagtcagcagcagcagcacaagcTAAAGAAGCGCACGCCGGACAAGATGAAGAAGCTGTCCAAGTCCTGGTGGAAAAAGTACTGCTGCCTGGCCTAG